The following nucleotide sequence is from Streptomyces xiamenensis.
CGGCCGCCGCGACCGCGTCGTGCACGACCTTGCGCTCGAACGGTGTCATCGGGCTGAGCTTCACCGACTCGCCCGACTCCTTGACCTGCTCCACGGCCTCCTGGGCCAGCGCGGTCAGCTTCTCCCGCTTCTGCGCCCGGAACCCGGCGATGTCCAGCATCAGCCGGCTGCGCTCACCGGTCTCCCGCAGGACCGCGAGCCGGGTCAGCTCCTGGAGCGCCTCCAGGACCTCACCGTCGCGGCCGACCAGCTTCTGGAGATCACGCGAGGTGCCCTCGGAGATCACCGACACCGCGGCACGGTCCGCCTCGACATCCATGTCGATGTCACCGTCGAGGTCGGCGATGTCCAGCAGCCCCTCGAGGTAGTCGGCCGCGATCTCGCCCTCCTGCTCCAGGCGGGTCAGGGCGTCGGTGCCCTCAGCGGCGGTCGAGGTGGTGTCCGTCACGGGGGACTCCTTCATCACTTCTTGCTGTTGGGGGACTTGGGCTTACCCGGCTGCGCCTTCTTGGGCCGCTGCTTGCCCTGCTGCTTCGGCTGAGCCCGCTCGGGCTTCTCCGGCTGCTGGGCGGCGGGCTGGCCGCTCTCCGGCTTGCCCTGCGGATGGGTGCCACCGGACTGCCGCTGCGACTTGCTCTGCCGCTTGGGCTGAGTACGGGTGCCCCGCGCCGTCTCGGCGGCCTTCTTGGCCTCCGCCACGGCCGGGTCCTCCTTCAGCTTGCCCTTCTTCTTCAGCCGCTCCTGGCGCTGCTGGAAGGCGATGCTGCCCGGGGTGGGGTTGCGCGTGATGACGTACATCTGCTGGCCGAGCGTCCACACGTTGGTGGTCAGCCAGTAGATCAGCACACCCACCGGGAAGTTGATGCCGAAGACGGCGAACATGATCGGGAAGATGTACATCAGCATCTTCTGCTGATTCATGAACGGCGTCTTGACCGTCAGGTCCACGTTCTTCGTCATCAGCTGGCGCTGGGTGAAGAACTGCGAGGCCGACATCAGCACGATCATGATGACCGTGACCACCCGGACGTCCACCAGGGAGGCGCCCAGCTCGGCGAGCTTGTCGGCGCTGTCCAGGAAGCGGGCCGCGATCGGGGCGCCGAAGATCGTGGCCTCACGCGCGCTGGTGACCTGCTCCTGGGTGAGCACGCCGACCTTGTCGTTGTTCGCGATGTGGTTGAGGACCTGGAAGAGCGCGATGAAGAACGGCGACTGCGCCAGGATCGGCAGACAGCTGGAGAGCGGATTCGTACCGGTTTCCCGGTACAGCTTCATCATCTCCTCGGACTGCCGCTGCTTGTCGTTCTTGTAGCGCTCCTGGATCTTCTTCATCTTCGGCTGGAGCGCCTGCATGTTGCGCGTCGACTTGATCTGCTTGAAGAACAGCGGGATCAGGGCGATCCGGATCACGACCACCAGGGACACGATCGACAGGCCCCAGGCCCACCCGCTGTCCTCGTTGAAGACCAGGCTGTACAGATCGTGGAACCGGATGACGATCCACGACACTGCGTAATAAAGGGGACTGAGGATCGAGTTGATCGTGTCCACGAGTCAGACTCCTTGGGCATTGTGAGAGGCGCCCCCGGATGGGATCTGGGGGAGAGTCCGGTGCCGCCAGCGATCACGCAGACGCCGATGCCAGACGGGACGCTTACGCGGCGGCACGTGGTCCACACCCCCGGGAGACCAGGGGTTGCACCGCAGGATGCGCCATGCGGTCAACACGGATCCCTTGATCGCGCCGTGCCGGCCGACCGCTGTGTATCCGTAATGGGAGCACGACGGATAGTAACGACAGACCGGCCCGAGCAGCGGGGAGATGGTCCACTGATACAGCTTGATCAGCAGCAACAGCGGGTACTTCACTGACGTACCCCTCCCAGCAGCCGCTCCAGCGCGGCATCGAGATCCCGGGCCAGCTGATCGTTGTCGGCGGTGCCCGCGCCGGGCAGGGCCCGGACAACGACCAGGCTACCGGGGGGCACCCGGAACAGCCGGGCCCGTATGAGATGCCGCAGGCGCCGCTGTACGCGATTGCGTACCACGGCGTTGCCCACGGCCTTGCTCACGACGAAACCCGCACGCGCCGGAAGAGGACTCTCCCGGCCCGCGTGCGGGTCCGTACCACTGCTCAGATGGACGACGAGACGCCGATTACCGGCCCTGCGACCACGGCGTACCGCGGTCGCGAAGTCCTCACGCCGCCGCAACCGGTTCTCGGGGGGCAGCACCGCATGGACCCGTCGATCCGGCGGCGGCTCAGGCCGACAGCCGAGCGCGGCCCTTGGTGCGACGGGCGGTGATGATCGCGCGGCCGGCACGGGTCCGCATGCGCAGCCGGAAGCCGTGGGTCTTGGCCCGACGACGGTTGTTCGGCTGGAAAGTGCGCTTGCTCACTCGGGGGCTCCAGAAGTTTTTCGGTGTACCGGCACAGGCTG
It contains:
- a CDS encoding Jag family protein — encoded protein: MKESPVTDTTSTAAEGTDALTRLEQEGEIAADYLEGLLDIADLDGDIDMDVEADRAAVSVISEGTSRDLQKLVGRDGEVLEALQELTRLAVLRETGERSRLMLDIAGFRAQKREKLTALAQEAVEQVKESGESVKLSPMTPFERKVVHDAVAAAGLSSESEGEEPQRRVVVLP
- the yidC gene encoding membrane protein insertase YidC, with translation MNSILSPLYYAVSWIVIRFHDLYSLVFNEDSGWAWGLSIVSLVVVIRIALIPLFFKQIKSTRNMQALQPKMKKIQERYKNDKQRQSEEMMKLYRETGTNPLSSCLPILAQSPFFIALFQVLNHIANNDKVGVLTQEQVTSAREATIFGAPIAARFLDSADKLAELGASLVDVRVVTVIMIVLMSASQFFTQRQLMTKNVDLTVKTPFMNQQKMLMYIFPIMFAVFGINFPVGVLIYWLTTNVWTLGQQMYVITRNPTPGSIAFQQRQERLKKKGKLKEDPAVAEAKKAAETARGTRTQPKRQSKSQRQSGGTHPQGKPESGQPAAQQPEKPERAQPKQQGKQRPKKAQPGKPKSPNSKK
- the yidD gene encoding membrane protein insertion efficiency factor YidD; the encoded protein is MKYPLLLLIKLYQWTISPLLGPVCRYYPSCSHYGYTAVGRHGAIKGSVLTAWRILRCNPWSPGGVDHVPPRKRPVWHRRLRDRWRHRTLPQIPSGGASHNAQGV
- the rnpA gene encoding ribonuclease P protein component, whose translation is MLPPENRLRRREDFATAVRRGRRAGNRRLVVHLSSGTDPHAGRESPLPARAGFVVSKAVGNAVVRNRVQRRLRHLIRARLFRVPPGSLVVVRALPGAGTADNDQLARDLDAALERLLGGVRQ
- the rpmH gene encoding 50S ribosomal protein L34; protein product: MSKRTFQPNNRRRAKTHGFRLRMRTRAGRAIITARRTKGRARLSA